The DNA region atactagtgGTATATAGTAGGCCTAGGCTATAGCATATTATACGAAATTATATgaatatactaacattatattattaatatattaatattaatattaatttattaaaactatATTTCTAACATTGTTTAAGCTCCTCTGTGCCGAGTGTAAATGTGGAGCAACGACCCAGAGTGCTTTGCTTGTTACTCAGTTCAGTAATCTTGTTTAAGTGTGGCTTGTGTTGTGTCGGTGGGGGTGTTTCCCGGCCCAGTCTGAGTCAAAAAggccatttttcattcccagtcCAGCTCTGGTGCTGTTGGTGTTTTCGtctttgaccctttcacagtgttttcagttcatgaaaatTACTTGTAACACTTTGgtcgcctaaaaatgtcttgctCAGCGTTCActtgtactaaaagacactctaGGGGTtggctgttcattttttccagTGAGCACATTTTGTTTTAGCCTTCTTTTttgctagccaaaattagcatcccaattaatatcacagttaacgtgaattacAGATTCACCTTGCCAACCAGGCTAGCGCTAGCGTTAGCTGGTGTTTGTTATGctccccagctccaccccctcttccaaatatggtcacttcctgtcactggttaaaaaaaacaaaatggcgacggccaaaatgccaaactcgtGGCTTCAAAACgttagtccacaaaccaatgggtgacggCACTGTGACTACTTCCActtattttatacagtttaGAATTTGGAGCAAGAAAATACTGTACGTTCATGGTCAGGTGGAAGAAATGTACATTCAAacgaaaagcagcaaatcttcacatctgagaagctggaaccaggaaatgtttttacatgaaaaatgatttcAACCATCAAAAGAGTTGTCAGTTAATTAACtgtttaattgtttcagctgtacttatACAGTTTCATATGTTTcatgtgcaaaaatcttaatttttaaagtaacttttaactaaagctgtcagataattgcagtgaagtaaaaagttcaatatttccctctgaaatgtagcggagtagaagtacaagcacctcaaatttgtacttgagtaaatgtacttagttacattccaccactgcaaatcGATAAACACTTGAGCTGCAGAGGCACTCAAATCTTCTCAAACTGAGCAAATGAAGTTCAACAGAAGACTCTAATGATGGCAGCTGCATGCTATCAGGTGCAGGCTGACAGGTGTGGTGCTGGAACATCAGCTGTTTCCCCCAAAAGATCAGGGTGAAGGCAAACGAAGCGACTCTGCACATTCACTGTCTCACCTGCGTTATTTCTTTTCATCACTTCTCACAGCTCGTACTGTCTGTTGCATCAGAGTCgttcattctgtttttcttcctcgCTGTCAGTTACCTTCCATTCAAGCTCAACTTCAGCTGTATTTGTCGTTTTAACCAAAAGAATGCAGCTCAATAAAATGTCGATTCTCACAGGAACGACGCAAAAACAGGCTTAATGCAGGGAGTTCATGCAGAGCACGTGTgcaatgaaaacattaatactCGCTGCAGTGTACTGATGGTGTTTCACAAGAAGTAATACTGCAGTATGTTGCCACATCAATTCTGTATGTTGTAACGAAGGTTTCACACAGCAGAGGCTCATTGTAGTGAaggtaaatattaaaaagtgagCAGAAGTTATTCAGTGTAGACTGTCATCTGTcattaaaataagaaacagcAGGTggagccagacacacacacagacagcagttaAACACCATCACTGCTGTTATTATTGAACCAGGTCAGTGAACGCACCATGGCCTCTTTGAGAGGGGACTTGATCCCGTCTCTGTGTTGATGCATCTGGTCCACGTGGATCCTCCAGTCCTGCAGACCAGCACGCAGACCAGAGCCCGGTCAAACACAactgaaacagcagcaacacaacagagagcatgctgggaaactGCAGCAAATTAAATCCTTCAAACTGCATGTTTCATACTGAGCttcattgtatttatttgtacGATGTTCTTTCGTTTTACTCCCCACTTGGTCGACACTTAGACTTAAAACCTGGCAGACACATAATATTTCTCATTATTACTGTAATAAAAATTATCTGCAGTAGTACAGCTGTTGTAGTAATGGTAGTAGCAGTGGAAGTTTTCACAGCTGATTTATaagacaacattttattttgtgacagAATCAACAGGCAGATGTCAGACTGTTGCCTTCAGGAACCACTGAGAAATGAAAGTGTACAAGCAGCACAGAGACACCTGCCGTGAACCTGAAGTTTCATCTCCATGAAAATCAATGAAATGGCCTCAAGTCCATCTGTTGTCTCGTGTGTGTCAGGACGCCACTAAACTTCTTCACACCCAAACTCCACCAAATGTATTCCGactatttttccacttttttaagTCTGTGTAATAAATCCTCTTTACTGACTAagtgcacaaacaaaatgtttgctgtaaaAAGCAACAAGTGATAGGAAACTCTGCTCATTTCTCTGTGACGAAGCTGTTTCAGTGAGGAAAGCTGAAAGCACAGAGACCGACTGACAAACGCTCTTCTGCTCTAAACATGAACACTGTATTTTGTGGTGTTTCAGGAGGGAAACTGCCTCAGTTCGACTCATATTAGTGTCACATTTTCTCCATCAGCTTTGAATGAGACCCTGGAttgaagacaagaagaaaacactttgtTCACGTTTGTTTATTCATCATGTAAACCTTCAGTTCGTTCACACATCCCATCAGTAAAGTCTGTTCAGTGACTCTTGTTCAGTGATTTCATGTACAGATTCACTTCACCCACACAATCACTGTGTTTGACCAGAATCTCAGCTGTGTAGAAGAAGATAATCAATgatctgtttgtttattatgatcATCACAAAATAAGTTTAAGAGTTAAAACTCAGAATTTAACCCACTGTCCCTTAAATGACTTCTGACTATTTGAGTTTACAGAACTCAGCAGTGGCTCCAAAATAGAAAGGACAAAGTCCAGCATAGAGAGGCTGAGTGAATGTGGTCTGGACTCTGTGGAGGAGAGTCATGGTTTCAGAGATGCTATAGAAGGACAGAATACCTGCCCTGTGATCCAGGTACACTCCTACTCTGGAGGACCGAGGACCTGAGACGGGAGTTTGGACATTGTTGTACCAAAAGTTATAACTGTTGTTGTCACAATATAACGCCCAAGATTTGTCATTTCGTCCAAATGCACATTCTGTCGAGCTCCCGGCTCTGCTGATATTCTTGTATGCGACTGCTACAGaaactcctccccctcctcctccccctctccactccacctcccagtaacaaTGTCCAGTCAGACTCTCTCTACTCAGGACCTGCCACCATCCAGTGAATCTGTCTGGGTGACTAGAATAAGACTGATCTCTCATTAATGTTGCTTTTCTGTTCCCTTCAGATAATAACATCTTTGTGTGAGCTGTGTTTTGATCCAGTGTGATTTCACGTGAATATTTTAAGACTCCAGCTCTGGTCTTGGGCTCTGGTTGTGACAGTAAAACATCCACTTCAGTCCCTGTCAGTGAGATGTTTGTCCATTTCTCACTCAGAACGTCCTGTAGTttatctctgacctctgacacaGCCGCTGTCACATCCTCAAAGCAGCTCAGAGGACGGATATCGATGCTGGATGAGTCTGTAGACTCCCTGAGTCGTGACAGTGACGGGTAGCTGTGTAGAAACTTGGTGTGATCCTCTGtgcgtgagagctgctccagctcagCGTCTTTCCTCTTCAGCTCAGTGATCTCCTGCTCCAGCTTCTCCTGAAGCTCTTTGGCTCGACTCACTTCAGTTTCCTGCTGGGATCTGacctgctgcttcacatcagAGCTTCTTTTCTCCATGAGACGGATCAGCTCAGTGAAGATCTTCTCACTGTCCTCCACTGCTTTATCAGCAGAGCGATTGAtcgcctccacctcctgctgaagcagcttcacatctttctgtctgtcctggattctctgctggatgttttgtcGACTCACCTCGagctctctctgcttctcagtcctttctgctgcagctgagacTGTGTCGTGGCCTTTATGTTCATCCACAGAGCAGAGATAACAGATACACTGCTGGTCAGTGCGACAGAACATCTTCATCACCTCATCATGACGAGAGCAGATGTTCTCCTGGAGCTTCTTGGAGGGGTCCACCAGCTTGTGTTTCTTAAAGGCAGGTGATTCGTAATGAGGCTGGAGGTGTTTGTCACAGTAAGAGGCCAGACAGACCAGGCAGGACTTGAGGGCTTTCAGTTTTCTCCCAGTGCAGAAATCACAAGCCACATCTTCAGGTCCAGCATAGCAGGGATCAGCAGGAGCAGCTTGGAGTCCGGTCTTCTTCAGTTCCTCCACTAAAGCTGCTAACATGGTGTTTTTCAGCAGGACAGGCCTCGGTATAAAGGTCTGCCTGCACTGAGGGCAGCTGTGGATGTTCTTCTCATCCTCTCCATCCCAGAAGCTTTTAATACAGTTCATGCAGTAGCTGTGTCCACAGGGAATAGCCACCGGATCCTTCAGTAGATCCAGACAGATCGAACAAGAGAAGGATTCCCGGTCCAGCTGAACTCCTTTCTGCGCCATTTCACCTCTCAGTGGCAACGACTGTCTGAGTTTCACTTTCTGAGAACTGAAAGGAGTTTGAGCTCTGATCTaaacagcatgtgtttgtgcagtgaaTGGGGCCTGTCAGCTCCTGCACTTCACTACATGTTGGCTACACCCATCTTCAAACTGTAGATCTGAAGGGGAGGGAACAAGCGAATATGTGGGTCGAGTGGAGCTCGCTGTGTTTGAGagcaggaagaagagggaggggtcATCAAGCGCTGACTCATTCCAGGAAGAGGAGCAGCGCTGTGAATCTGAACTTTGTTTCCTCATTTCCACTGAAGCCTCGGTTAAAACCTGCTCCCCTGCTTTGAAGCATTTGTGACAAAACAGTTGAATTTCAGAAGATCATCCGGAGCCAAACCAGCATTTCAAGCTTCAGTTATTTGTTGCAGCTGTGAATCCAGAAGGACAAGACTGAACCAGATCAGCTGCTTCTGCAGTTCATTTGTTGATTCATATGAATTGATGAATCTGTAGAGTTGATgggcttttgtttgtttgcatttgatGAATATCTTTAGTCTTTTCACAGCTAATCAACAGAGATCACACTCAAACTTTTTACTTTCATCATTACCTTAAAACGATTAAAGCTTTACTGATAGTTGTACAGAAAAGTGTTGATAAATAAAGTATCGCCCTGAAATCAAATCTTCCTCAGACACACCGTGGTTGACCTGAACTTCAGCAGGTGGAAGCAGGAAGTCAGATGAGTCCGAAAGAAACCAGAAGACTTTTGTAAAACATGGCTGATTTGAAGTGGAAAATAAGGAGGGCCAACTAAAGTAAAAGCTGCAGTCAGTGAGAATCAGAAGCCAAACGACCACTAATAAAGGCaataatttcagcttttttatttgaaatgatgcAATCCTAGAATGTGAGTAAAAGGTGAGGAGTCAGAGACGAGGACTCGAAACTCAGGTGCATCACAAGGTGCCATTTTATCacctttgttattttctgtgtaaacCAATGAGTTTAAAATCCAAGACTCACACTTTGACACCATTTACCACGATGCATGACACAGTGCACTTTTACTGTAAAGGGTTTTATCAGCCTAAAAACACGCTCTGAACTAAAACTGTAGGCAAAGTGAGTTGAGGAGCTTTAACCTCCTCTACATCCCTGGTTAGCAGGATGAAGGCGCCCTCTTGTGCTGTGCGtcagttttcacatttcagctgTTAACCTGCTGTGATGTTCACTGCAGGAAGACATGTAAAAACCTCACTGAGCCTTTGGCAGCTTCAAGCGACATAagtaaagaaacatttcaatATGTGTGATATCACACTAAGTAACACCCTGTAACACTGATGCTGCATTCAGGTCCCATGGGAAAGATGGTAGAGAAGAGTTTCCACTTTACAAATATTATTCCCATCAGCTCTCAGGTTGTAAATGGTATTTGGGAGTGAGATTTGAGGCTGCAGGTTCTCACATTCTGATGAAACAACATTGAAATACTAATACCAAATGTAAAGAATCATATATTAATTTCCTGATTTCATGACTGACCTGATATAGGCGGCACATTTTCCATCTGAAGCTGGagttaaaatatttcacttgTTGTTAAACCTGAGTCACTCACTGTGTCACTCTCTATCTGTCATGGTGGGCCAAAGAGCCCCCCCGGTATTTGTCTGCTTTGGTGTACTTGTCTCTCCTCGTGTTTTCTAgctgtcctctgtctgtgctggtgtgtgggtgtgtctgtgctCTGGGCTGGCTTCCTGATCTCTTGTCTGCgactgatcaccggcacacctgtttTCAATCATTGTTGATCGGTACGGTTCATATACCAGGCACCTTCACACTACCGACGCCAGATCGTTCCCGGTACATATGTACGAGTCTCACGTAACGGCTCCCGCTGCACTTAAGAGAAGTGAAGTTTCGGTTTCTTGCCTCAGTGGTAACTCcgtttgtctttgtttcagaCTCTCGCTCTGCCAGTGATCACCACCTCAGTCTGCCCTTCGGATTCCCCGGACCTCGCTACGACCTCGCTACGACGCCACTCTCACCATCCGGCCGATCTTCGCCTCCGGACACTGCCAGCTACCCACACCACACGCCCAGCTTCACGGCTCCTCTGCCTGGTCGGCTGAGCCTTTCTGTTACGCTCGCCAGTCCAGAGTCAGCCCACCTTGTCTCTGTCCGCCTCCGACTCGGCTCGGGCGAATCCTCGGGGAGGCCACGGGTGAAGCCAGATCCTGCATTCATTCACACTTGCAAtaatctgcacaataaaaaccgTCCAATTAACCCAGTTCTGTTTCCCATGAgttcctgcatttgggtcctgaAAATAGACCGCTACGATAGAACAATCTGGCCAACATTGACCCGGCGGAACACAACTCTCAAAAGAGTTAAGAGAACTGGTGTTGGACTTGTCTAGCCTGTTGGAAATGTGGGGAACAGCCAGCAGTGAGCAAGCCAGGTTGGCAGCCAAAACTACAGCGCGTTTTGCTCGTGACTCACTTCCGGAGTGGGCAAAGATTTTTGTGTCGGCTCCCGGCTCGACTCCCGACCCGCCAGTCGTCTGCCCCGCTTCCTAGCTGCTCGCCTGCCCCGCTGCCTAGCtgccctgctggatcgcagtcgactcctttcccggctggatcacagcagcaccaatcctTGGCCGATGCTGGATCACCATCACCTCTGTTTCCGGTGGGGTCTCAGCACAACGTGGGAGttcctgctggatcgcagcagcctcctctagtccctgctggatcgcagcagctccttactcccagcCCTGAAGTTCTGAAGGCCCAGACTCTCGCTCTGCCAGTGATCACCACCTCAGTCTGCCCTTCCCCGGACCTCAGCTACTCTCGCCATCCGGCCGATCTTCGCCTCCGGACACTGCCGGCTACCCACACCACACTCCCGGCTTCATGGCTCCTCTGCCTGGTCGGCTGAGCCTTTCTGTTACGCTCGCCAGTCCAGAGTCAGCCCACCTTGTCTCCATCCGGAGCGCCGTCAGTCATGCCTCCAACTGACGGTATGGGAAGTGTCACACCGTCCCACGACGCCACGCCACGGGCTAGAGCGGCCGGACATCCCGGTCATCCCAGGATGGCAGGCGAAGCGAGAGTTGTGGACCCACTGTAGCACCTGGGAACGAGCTGAGTTAGGAACAAACAGGTGATTAGGGGGCCCGTTTCCAGGGTCTGGTTGGTCTCACTGGGCTGCCCTTACTACAGACTCGATTTCCCATGTCACAGCGGCCACCACGCAGGTGGAAGGGAGGATAGTATCGGGTCCGGGGATGCTGTCCAGGGTATGGTGCTGACGGACATGAAGAATGTGACTGGCCTGGTCCCGAGAGAAGATGAGGATCTCGTCTGTGATTCAAAAAGTCTCTTAGTACGTCAGTAACGAGTGCCTGGAAAACAGCTGGAGCATTGGTTAGTCCAAAAGGCATTACCAGGTACTCGAAATTACCTAAGGGGGTGTTAAAGGCAGTCTTCCACTCGTCCCCCTCCCTTATCCGAACCAAGTGATAGGCGTTCCGGAGATCTAGCTTCATGAATAccgatttcttttcattgttatgcggatgacacacagttgtacctccctgtcaagcccactgacctcagtatgctgagttctctgcaggactgcctgtctgaataaaaaaaaatggatgtcgataaattttcttcagctcaactcaaataaaacttaaacttttagaccttttaatccagGGGCAgaggtcttctgtctgttcctgagtccaggattaAAACGAAGGGGGACAGAGCtcttgccatcagggccccgaggctctggaacaacttgcctgaaaaaATTAGGTTgactgagtcagtgtcttcttttaagtcttttctcaaaacagatttttatcggaaagcatatcctgattttacctgaactggctgtttattttattgcttttgtgtattttatgtattttatttctttatattaatctttcactgtggtattttatttctcttgttgtgaagcactttgtactttgttttgataagtgctctataaataaagttttgttattattattattattattatccgtGGGGTGGTGGCATTTTACCCACCCCGGCCACGCCAGTAGGGAGCCCCTCCGTGAATTGttctaatattattttttccagcagcagcttctcTCCCATGGCTTCCCCTGGCTGCAGCCAGCTCATCGCCGCATCTCTTAGTTGTTGGGCATAGACAGAAGGACGGTCAGCGTGCCCCGGAACAGCGGGGGTGATCCTTACTAGAGAATCCCAGTCGATCCAGTACCACCCTCTTGATGTCAGGGAAGCAATGACGTACGGCCGCCAGATGTCCAAGTGCCGCTGTCTGTGCTTCACCTGAGAGCAGCGGCAGCAACCGTATGGACTATTCCGCCTCCGGCCATCTCCAGGAACGATTGAGGGTCATCCGCTGCCGACATCTTGTGGAGGGTGACCCCAGAGAGGGAGGGCAGCTGGGATGACAGCAGTGCGGCTCCCGGCTGGGACAACAGGCTCGCTAGCAGCTGGGTCTGCTTTGCCGCCTGTTCCTGCATCATGTCCAGTTGTTGTCTATTCACTGCTGTCTGCTCCTGGTGCATCGCAGCTATTTCGCCCAGCATCTGGGCCAGTACTGCCACCGGCTGCACCTGCTGCGGGTCCAtcacgttttgtttttttgttttttttccaaagcaaAGTCACGTTGGGTGCCAATTGTAGCGTGTTGAAGCAACTGTGAGTCCCCTGGCTCTGGATACACACTCGGATGCCCGGCTTACAGGTAACGTTTATTTGTAACACAAACAGTGTCTCTTCATAGACGCTTCTCCCGGCTGCGCCTCTTTCGCTGCCTGGCTCCGGTGCTGGTTCAGCGGCTTCCTTCTCCATGCTCCTCTCACCGGCAGAACAGCCGCTCTGTCGGCTGACATcccttttattttttgacagaATCAACAGATAGATGTCAGACTGTGTCCTTCAGGGACCACTGAGACATTAAAGTGTAAAATCAGCACAGAGACACCTAACTGCTGCTTTTTATCCTCACAAGAGTCTCAGTTTCTCCCTCAGTTAGCTACAGCTTTACTTCCACTCAGAAAAGCAGTTCTTCCACCTCATACCTGCTCAGACTTTTAACTGAAATGCACTTGTTTCGTGGAGTGAGCTCCTCGGTGCCAAGTGTAAATGTGGAGCAACGACCCAGAGTGCTTTGCTTGTTACTCACCATAGAAACTGAAGCTACAGTAATACAGGAGACTGTGTTTACAATAGTTTCATACTTGATTTACAGGAAACAAACTCAGAAATCAGACTGTGTCGCTGATGCTTAATACATCTGTGCTGAGAAAGGTGGAGTAACTTTACCTGTGATGGTGCAATAAATCAATCACAGTTGTCAGGAACCCGAATCCTGACTGTTTTAGATGCATTTCTTTGTTGCCGATTGAGGATCAATTAGAAAAGCTCTTGagcacagcagctgttttgtaGATTGACAAAATGAGTCACAACAAGTTTGAATCAAGTCTGGATTCAGACTTTCCAACCCAGGATCGTCTGGCTGTGAGGCGATAGAGCTGAACACTGAACCAACACGACAGCTTCATTCTGAAGTTTCATCTCCATGAAAATCAATGAAATGACCTCAAGTCCACAACTACACGACATCTGTTCTCTCCTGTGTGTTAGGACGTGACTAAACTTCTTCACACCCAAACTCCACCAAATGCATTCGGactatttttccacttttttaagTCTGTGTAATAAATCCTCTTTTTTGACTAagtgcacaaacaaaatgttggtTGTAAAAAGCAACAAGTGATAGAAAACTCTGCTCATTTCTCTGTGACAAAGCTGTTTCAGTGAGGAAAGCTGAAAGCACAGAGGCCGACTGACAAACGCTCTTCTactctaaaaatatgtgtgatATCACACTATGTCACACCCTGTAACACTGATGCTGCATTCAGGACCTGTGGGAAAGATGGTAGAGAAGAGTTTCCA from Siniperca chuatsi isolate FFG_IHB_CAS linkage group LG13, ASM2008510v1, whole genome shotgun sequence includes:
- the LOC122886956 gene encoding tripartite motif-containing protein 16-like, giving the protein MAQKGVQLDRESFSCSICLDLLKDPVAIPCGHSYCMNCIKSFWDGEDEKNIHSCPQCRQTFIPRPVLLKNTMLAALVEELKKTGLQAAPADPCYAGPEDVACDFCTGRKLKALKSCLVCLASYCDKHLQPHYESPAFKKHKLVDPSKKLQENICSRHDEVMKMFCRTDQQCICYLCSVDEHKGHDTVSAAAERTEKQRELEVSRQNIQQRIQDRQKDVKLLQQEVEAINRSADKAVEDSEKIFTELIRLMEKRSSDVKQQVRSQQETEVSRAKELQEKLEQEITELKRKDAELEQLSRTEDHTKFLHSYPSLSRLRESTDSSSIDIRPLSCFEDVTAAVSEVRDKLQDVLSEKWTNISLTGTEVDVLLSQPEPKTRAGVLKYSREITLDQNTAHTKMLLSEGNRKATLMRDQSYSSHPDRFTGWWQVLSRESLTGHCYWEVEWRGGGGGGGVSVAVAYKNISRAGSSTECAFGRNDKSWALYCDNNSYNFWYNNVQTPVSGPRSSRVGVYLDHRAGILSFYSISETMTLLHRVQTTFTQPLYAGLCPFYFGATAEFCKLK